Proteins encoded within one genomic window of Guyparkeria hydrothermalis:
- the soxA gene encoding sulfur oxidation c-type cytochrome SoxA — protein sequence MKRLISSMLAASVLATGGAIAADAANPSDPEEFRQLMVEFYEDRYPDVPFENYNMGVYAIDDDARSQWEGMMIFPQTDEFVAKGEELWNEYRLPNGKPLSSCLGEAKGLRAKYPYFNEKDGEVHSLGLDIINCQKNAGEEAEKVWDPKNNYKKLANVLAYLASESNGMTNQVKIDSEGAKAAYNRGKEAWFRRTGRLDNSCADCHQYHGGKYARAEHLHMNLGNTTHFPAFRYSKGSMFTLHKRMYGCVRDTGTIPPKQYSEYLRDLEFFMSYNDNELELNGPNIRK from the coding sequence ATGAAACGCTTGATCTCTAGCATGCTCGCAGCCAGCGTACTGGCCACCGGCGGCGCAATCGCGGCCGACGCAGCCAACCCGTCCGATCCGGAAGAGTTTCGCCAGCTGATGGTTGAGTTCTACGAGGACCGCTACCCGGACGTTCCGTTCGAGAACTACAACATGGGCGTTTACGCCATCGATGATGATGCCCGCTCCCAGTGGGAAGGCATGATGATCTTCCCGCAGACCGACGAGTTCGTCGCCAAGGGCGAAGAGCTCTGGAACGAGTACCGCCTGCCGAACGGCAAGCCGCTCTCCTCCTGCCTGGGCGAGGCCAAGGGCCTGCGCGCCAAGTACCCGTACTTCAACGAGAAGGACGGCGAGGTGCACAGCCTGGGTCTGGACATCATCAACTGCCAGAAGAACGCCGGCGAAGAGGCTGAAAAGGTCTGGGACCCGAAGAACAACTACAAGAAACTGGCTAACGTCCTTGCCTACCTCGCCAGCGAGTCGAACGGCATGACCAACCAGGTCAAGATCGACAGCGAAGGCGCCAAGGCTGCCTACAACCGCGGCAAGGAAGCATGGTTCCGTCGCACCGGTCGCCTGGACAACTCCTGTGCCGATTGCCACCAGTACCACGGCGGCAAGTATGCTCGCGCCGAGCACCTGCACATGAACCTGGGCAACACCACGCACTTCCCGGCATTCCGCTACAGCAAGGGCAGCATGTTCACCCTGCACAAGCGCATGTACGGCTGCGTCCGCGACACCGGCACCATCCCGCCGAAGCAGTACTCCGAGTACCTGCGTGACCTCGAGTTCTTCATGTCCTACAACGACAACGAGCTCGAGCTCAACGGCCCAAACATCCGCAAGTAA
- the soxX gene encoding sulfur oxidation c-type cytochrome SoxX: MKKFTSVITTAGAAALLAAGMGFSGAVAAQEEGMSDSAKKGKELAFNRGKGNCLACHQIQGGNLAGNIGPALIAMKARYPDREELKNVIADPRDKFGDQTIMPPFGAHKLLSDDEIEHITDFILTL, translated from the coding sequence ATGAAGAAGTTCACATCCGTGATCACCACGGCAGGCGCCGCCGCACTGCTCGCGGCCGGCATGGGTTTCTCCGGTGCCGTCGCGGCACAGGAAGAAGGCATGTCCGACTCCGCCAAGAAAGGCAAGGAACTGGCCTTCAACCGCGGCAAGGGCAACTGCCTGGCGTGCCACCAGATTCAGGGCGGCAATCTCGCGGGGAACATCGGCCCGGCTCTGATCGCCATGAAGGCGCGTTATCCGGACCGTGAAGAGCTCAAGAACGTCATCGCTGATCCGCGCGACAAGTTTGGCGACCAGACCATCATGCCGCCGTTCGGGGCCCACAAACTCCTGAGCGACGATGAAATCGAGCACATCACCGATTTCATCCTCACGCTGTAA
- a CDS encoding M48 family metalloprotease — protein sequence MNKSIRATLASILAFAVLVGQPAMAEYRLPELGTPADTVLSPEDEREIGAKVFEQLREQGGVIEDALIDSYLNDLGVRLMSSSSGTRFAPNLVVVDNSTINAFTVPGGHIAVFSGLILTAENESELSGVIAHEIAHATQRHIAEMVAAQTGNNLTAIAGFIAGALLGAVNPQLGAAVATAGIAGAAQNAINYTRMHEREADRLALDTLKRADIDPRGMISFFEKLQRRAGGAPSRQFEFLRTHPMTAERISSIKDRIARLPEGEFGQTDSEAFRLARARLAGLQGESGLGLDDTAETYRRAVAAQRNGRHDQAVDLLEPLHAQQPGNRWFALPLARALNDQGNAREADRILDELIALYPGDATLMRVEVEWMLDRGDTETAYRKAREAVESRPDDPEAALALSKAASAADRPLEHHEQLGRYFLLKDNLVAAHQELETAYTFTADNPRAQARIESTLEEIERRAGQTEDED from the coding sequence ATGAATAAATCGATCCGCGCAACGCTCGCCTCCATACTGGCCTTCGCCGTCCTGGTCGGCCAGCCGGCAATGGCCGAATATCGCCTCCCGGAACTCGGCACGCCGGCCGACACGGTGCTCTCGCCCGAAGATGAACGCGAGATCGGCGCGAAAGTCTTCGAGCAGCTCCGGGAGCAGGGCGGCGTCATCGAAGATGCCCTGATCGACAGCTATCTCAATGATCTGGGTGTGCGGCTGATGTCGTCATCCTCGGGTACGCGATTCGCCCCTAACCTGGTGGTTGTCGACAACTCGACCATCAATGCCTTCACCGTACCGGGCGGGCACATCGCGGTGTTCTCCGGGCTGATCCTCACTGCCGAGAACGAAAGCGAGCTTTCCGGCGTGATCGCCCACGAAATCGCCCACGCCACTCAGCGCCACATCGCCGAGATGGTGGCCGCCCAGACGGGGAACAACCTGACGGCGATCGCGGGGTTCATTGCAGGCGCCCTGCTCGGCGCCGTCAATCCGCAACTGGGGGCGGCTGTCGCGACGGCCGGCATTGCCGGGGCCGCGCAAAATGCCATCAACTACACGCGCATGCACGAGCGCGAGGCCGACCGGCTAGCTCTGGACACCCTGAAACGGGCCGACATCGATCCGCGCGGCATGATCAGCTTCTTCGAGAAGCTCCAGCGCCGGGCCGGCGGCGCGCCCAGCCGGCAGTTCGAGTTCCTGCGCACCCACCCGATGACGGCCGAACGCATCAGCTCGATCAAGGACCGCATCGCCCGCCTGCCCGAGGGAGAGTTCGGCCAGACCGACAGCGAGGCATTCCGGCTGGCTCGCGCCCGGCTGGCCGGACTGCAGGGCGAGTCCGGCCTCGGCCTGGATGACACCGCCGAGACCTATCGCCGCGCAGTGGCCGCGCAACGCAACGGCCGACACGATCAAGCCGTCGATCTGCTCGAGCCATTGCACGCACAGCAACCCGGCAACCGCTGGTTCGCCCTGCCCCTTGCCCGAGCCCTCAACGACCAGGGCAACGCCCGCGAGGCGGACCGCATTCTCGATGAATTGATCGCCCTCTACCCCGGCGATGCCACGCTGATGCGGGTCGAGGTCGAATGGATGCTCGACCGGGGCGATACGGAGACGGCCTACCGGAAGGCTCGCGAAGCGGTCGAATCCCGTCCGGATGACCCGGAAGCCGCCTTGGCCCTGTCAAAGGCAGCCAGCGCAGCGGATCGTCCGCTGGAACATCACGAGCAACTCGGCCGCTACTTCCTGCTCAAGGACAACCTGGTCGCAGCCCACCAGGAGCTCGAGACGGCCTACACCTTCACGGCAGACAACCCGCGCGCCCAGGCCCGGATCGAGTCCACCCTCGAGGAGATCGAACGTCGCGCCGGCCAGACGGAAGACGAAGACTGA